NNNNNNNNNNNNNNNNNNNNNNNNNNNNNNNNNNNNNNNNNNNNNNNNNNNNNNNNNNNNNNNNNNNNNNNNNNNNNNNNNNNNNNNNNNNNNNNNNNNNNNNNNNNNNNNNNNNNNNNNNNNNNNNNNNNNNNNNNNNNNNNNNNNNNNNNNNNNNNNNNNNNNNNNNNNNNNNNNNNNNNNNNNNNNNNNNNNNNNNNNNNNNNNNNNNNNNNNNNNNNNNNNNNNNNNNNNNNNNNNNNNNNNNNNNNNNNNNNNNNNNNNNNNNNNNNNNTACCAGTAGATGGGGTCAAAACTCGAATTACGCAATAGgcattatgcaaaaaaaaaaaaaaaaaaaaaaaacgcagaacACAGAAACGTATTCATATTCCCTTTGTAATTAACTACCTTTagtgttttttatattccattTAACGAGAATAATTATGCACATATTAATGAATACTtgaaatgcatttttaagtattaacaacaacaacagttGTGAAATAAAACTGCATCATTTAATATGTAACTGTTTCTATCGTTCTTTCTTacaatacatatgtaataaaaaaaaaaaaaggacaactATCTAcaacccttttttaaaaaaatatagtttaaacttaaaaatatataatgaaaaaaaaaaaaaatacttatgaattattttctcaaaacaagtgtacaaaattaattattcatataaaaaaaattcgaatataaaaaaggatctTTTGCTTTGTGTGGAAAATAAGATCATGATCAAAGACCCTTTcagaataaaaatagaaaagataaataaagcaaatactatattaatatatgagaaatgtgcatatactaatgtacatataaatacatatacatatccacttttttgtacatgaatacaaaatttaatgtatatttaaaatatacttaaTTTGTCGATTTATTGGCATTATATCTTTTAGGTAGAATTTTATGGTAATATGTGATAACGagcattaaattttttaaaaactctATGcatctttttaattttacttaaTTTAAGCTCGTAATAAACTACCAACATAATACCTATGATGCAAAGTATAATAGCAGTTACTTCAAACCCCATCATTACAAGTAGACCCACAGCTAACAAGTTACACATAAGAGGGAAAAGTagtttgtatttcttcatataaaaaattaaattacttcgcatacctttttcttttacggCACTGTTGTCATTATTTCTTGCTTTCATTGAACGCATCATTTCATATTCAAATCTTGTATCTATtctatttattatatttccaAACGGCGTTCGTTTTTCTGCTTCCTGTTCTATAGATGTTTTCGCTTTCTCATATTCTTCTCTCATTAACGATTCACCCGTTTTTTGCCTATCATCTGGTTCCATTTCATCAAATGCTTCCTGCAGATAATGGCCTCGTCCTATCATCATATCAAGATGCCTTTCAGGAAGGACAATAACGTTTGGAATGCGTTGTGGTATATAACCATTCTGACGTTTTGAATCATTTAAGTTAGGGACATACAGTCCATACTGTTTTGATGCATTAAACTGTTGATCGGGATAATCCCCATCTATTGGTCTATTATATTgttcttcataattttcatctACATCGAATGAATTATACGGTCCATTAAAATCATCATCGTAATTTTGTGGGGGATATGGTATTTCCGAATCATGTTCACTTTCCATTGAAGTTGATGAATTTTCATGATCGTAAGGAAACATTTCTTCATTATCTTCATCCATGGAATTGTAATCAGGATTTCTTTGGTCGGGACGTCGCTCTTCCCTATAATTTGGGTTTCGTGGATCAGGATGTCGATCTTNNNNNNNNNNNNNNNNNNNNNNNNNNNNNNNNNNNNNNNNNNNNNNNNNNNNNNNNNNNNNNNNNNNNNNNNNNNNNNNNNNNNNNNNNNNNNNNNNNNNNNNNNNNNNNNNNNNNNNNNNNNNNNNNNNNNNNNNNNNNNNNNNNNNNNNNNNNNNNNNNNNNNNNNNNNNNNNNNNNNNNNNNNNNNNNNNNNNNNNNNNNNNNNNNNNNNNNNNNNNNNNNNNNNNNNNNNNNNNNNNNNNNNNNNNNNNNNNNNNNNNNNNNNNNNNNNNNNNNNNNNNNNNNNNNNNNNNNNNNNNNNNNNNNNNNNNNNNNNNNNNNNNNNNNNNNNNNNNNNNNNNNNNNNNNNNNNNNNNNNNNNNNNNNNNNNNNNNNNNNNNNNNNNNNNNNNNNNNNNNNNNNNNNNNNNNNNNNNNNNNNNNNNNNNNNNNNNNNNNNNNNNNNNNNNNNNNNNNNNNNNNNNNNNNNNNNNNNNNNNNNNNNNNNNNNNNNNNNNNNNNNNNNNNNNNNNNNNNNNNNNNNNNNNNNNNNNNNNNNNNNNNNNNNNNNNNNNNNNNNNNNNNNNNNNNNNNNNNNNNNNNNNNNNNNNNNNNNNNNNNNNNNNNNNNNNNNNNNNNNNNNNNNNNNNNNNNNNNNNNNNNNNNNNNNNNNNNNNNNNNNNNNNNNNNNNNNNNNNNNNNNNNNNNNNNNNNNNNNNNNNNNNNNNNNNNNNNNNNNNNNNNNNNNNNNNNNNNNNNNNNNNNNNNNNNNNNNNNNNNNNNNNNNNNNNNNNNNNNNNNNNNNNNNNNNNNNNNNNNNNNNNNNNNNNNNNNNNNNNNNNNNNNNNNNNNNNNNNNNNNNNNNNNNNNNNNNNNNNNNNNNNNNNNNNNNNNNNNNNNNNNNNNNNNNNNNNNNNNNNNNNNNNNNNNNNNNNNNNNNNNNNNNNNNNNNNNNNNNNNNNNNNNNNNNNNNNNNNNNNNNNNNNNNNNNNNNNNNNNNNNNNNNNNNNNNNNNNNNNNNNNNNNNNNNNNNNNNNNNNNNNNNNNNNNNNNNNNNNNNNNNNNNNNNNNNNNNNNNNNNNNNNNNNNNNNNNNNNNNNNNNNNNNNNNNNNNNNNNNNNNNNNNNNNNNNNNNNNNNNNNNNNNNNNNNNNNNNNNNNNNNNNNNNNNNNNNNNNNNNNNNNNNNNNNNNNNNNNNNNNNNNNNNNNNNNNNNNNNNNNNNNNNNNNNNNNNNNNNNNNNNNNNNNNNNNNNNNNNNNNNNNNNNNNNNNNNNNNNNNNNNNNNNNNNNNNNNNNNNNNNNNNNNNNNNNNNNNNNNNNNNNNNNNNNNNNNNNNNNNNNNNNNNNNNNNNNNNNNNNNNNNNNNNNNNNNNNNNNNNNNNNNNNNNNNNNNNNNNNNNNNNNNNNNNNNNNNNNNNNNNNNNNNNNNNNNNNNNNNNNNNNNNNNNNNNNNNNNNNNNNNNNNNNNNNNNNNNNNNNNNNNNNNNNNNNNNNNNNNNNNNNNNNNNNNNNNNNNNNNNNNNNNNNNNNNNNNNNNNNNNNNNNNNNNNNNNNNNNNNNNNNNNNNNNNNNNNNNNNNNNNNNNNNNNNNNNNNNNNNNNNNNNNNNNNNNNNNNNNNNNNNNNNNNNNNNNNNNNNNNNNNNNNNNNNNNNNNNNNNNNNNNNNNNNNNNNNNNNNNNNNNNNNNNNNNNNNNNNNNNNNNNNNNNNNNNNNNNNNNNNNNNNNNNNNNNNNNNNNNNNNNNNNNNNNNNNNNNNNNNNNNNNNNNNNNNNNNNNNNNNNNNNNNNNNNNNNNNNNNNNNNNNNNNNNNNNNNNNNNNNNNNNNNNNNNNNNNNNNNNNNNNNNNNNNNNNNNNNNNNNNNNNNNNNNNNNNNNNNNNNNNNNNNNNNNNNNNNNNNNNNNNNNNNNNNNNNNNNNNNNNNNNNNNNNNNNNNNNNNNNNNNNNNNNNNNNNNNNNNNNNNNNNNNNNNNNNNNNNNNNNNNNNNNNNNNNNNNNNNNNNNNNNNNNNNNNNNNNNNNNNNNNNNNNNNNNNNNNNNNNNNNNNNNNNNNNNNNNNNNNNNNNNNNNNNNNNNNNNNNNNNNNNNNNNNNNNNNNNNNNNNNNNNNNNNNNNNNNNNNNNNNNNNNNNNNNNNNNNNNNNNNNNNNNNNNNNNNNNNNNNNNNNNNNNNNNNNNNNNNNNNNNNNNNNNNNNNNNNNNNNNNNNNNNNNNNNNNNNNNNNNNNNNNNNNNNNNNNNNNNNNNNNNNNNNNNNNNNNNNNNNNNNNNNNNNNNNNNNNNNNNNNNNNNNNNNNNNNNNNNNNNNNNNNNNNNNNNNNNNNNNNNNNNNNNNNNNNNNNNNNNNNNNNNNNNNNNNNNNNNNNNNNNNNNNNNNNNNNNNNNNNNNNNNNNNNNNNNNNNNNNNNNNNNNNNNNNNNNNNNNNNNNNNNNNNNNNNNNNNNNNNNNNNNNNNNNNNNNNNNNNNNNNNNNNNNNNNNNNNNNNNNNNNNNNNNNNNNNNNNNNNNNNNNNNNNNNNNNNNNNNNNNNNNNNNNNNNNNNNNNNNNNNNNNNNNNNNNNNNNNNNNNNNNNNNNNNNNNNNNNNNNNNNNNNNNNNNNNNNNNNNNNNNNNNNNNNNNNNNNNNNNNNNNNNNNNNNNNNNNNNNNNNNNNNNNNNNNNNNNNNNNNNNNNNNNNNNNNNNNNNNNNNNNNNNNNNNNNNNNNNNNNNNNNNNNNNNNNNNNNNNNNNNNNNNNNNNNNNNNNNNNNNNNNNNNNNNNNNNNNNNNNNNNNNNNNNNNNNNNNNNNNNNNNNNNNNNNNNNNNNNNNNNNNNNNNNNNNNNNNNNNNNNNNNNNNNNNNNNNNNNNNNNNNNNNNNNNNNNNNNNNNNNNNNNNNNNNNNNNNNNNNNNNNNNNNNNNNNNNNNNNNNNNNNNNNNNNNNNNNNNNNNNNNNNNNNNNNNNNNNNNNNNNNNNNNNNNNNNNNNNNNNNNNNNNNNNNNNNNNNNNNNNNNNNNNNNNNNNNNNNNNNNNNNNNNNNNNNNNNNNNNNNNNNNNNNNNNNNNNNNNNNNNNNNNNNNNNNNNNNNNNNNNNNNNNNNNNNNNNNNNNNNNNNNNNNNNNNNNNNNNNNNNNNNNNNNNNNNNNNNNNNNNNNNNNNNNNNNNNNNNNNNNNNNNNNNNNNNNNNNNNNNNNNNNNNNNNNNNNNNNNNNNNNNNNNNNNNNNNNNNNNNNNNNNNNNNNNNNNNNNNNNNNNNNNNNNNNNNNNNNNNNNNNNNNNNNNNNNNNNNNNNNNNNNNNNNNNNNNNNNNNNNNNNNNNNNNNNNNNNNNNNNNNNNNNNNNNNNNNNNNNNNNNNNNNNNNNNNNNNNNNNNNNNNNNNNNNNNNNNNNNNNNNNNNNNNNNNNNNNNNNNNNNNNNNNNNNNNNNNNNNNNNNNNNNNNNNNNNNNNNNNNNNNNNNNNNNNNNNNNNNNNNNNNNNNNNNNNNNNNNNNNNNNNNNNNNNNNNNNNNNNNNNNNNNNNNNNNNNNNNNNNNNNNNNNNNNNNNNNNNNNNNNNNNNNNNNNNNNNNNNNNNNNNNNNNNNNNNNNNNNNNNNNNNNNNNNNNNNNNNNNNNNNNNNNNNNNNNNNNNNNNNNNNNNNNNNNNNNNNNNNNNNNNNNNNNNNNNNNNNNNNNNNNNNNNNNNNNNNNNNNNNNNNNNNNNNNNNNNNNNNNNNNNNNNNNNNNNNNNNNNNNNNNNNNNNNNNNNNNNNNNNNNNNNNNNNNNNNNNNNNNNNNNNNNNNNNNNNNNNNNNNNNNNNNNNNNNNNNNNNNNNNNNNNNNNNNNNNNNNNNNNNNNNNNNNNNNNNNNNNNNNNNNNNNNNNNNNNNNNNNNNNNNNNNNNNNNNNNNNNNNNNNNNNNNNNNNNNNNNNNNNNNNNNNNNNNNNNNNNNNNNNNNNNNNNNNNNNNNNNNNNNNNNNNNNNNNNNNNNNNNNNNNNNNNNNNNNNNNNNNNNNNNNNNNNNNNNNNNNNNNNNNNNNNNNNNNNNNNNNNNNNNNNNNNNNNNNNNNNNNNNNNNNNNNNNNNNNNNNNNNNNNNNNNNNNNNNNNNNNNNNNNNNNNNNNNNNNNNNNNNNNNNNNNNNNNNNNNNNNNNNNNNNNNNNNNNNNNNNNNNNNNNNNNNNNNNNNNNNNNNNNNNNNNNNNNNNNNNNNNNNNNNNNNNNNNNNNNNNNNNNNNNNNNNNNNNNNNNNNNNNNNNNNNNNNNNNNNNNNNNNNNNNNNNNNNNNNNNNNNNNNNNNNNNNNNNNNNNNNNNNNNNNNNNNNNNNNNNNNNNNNNNNNNNNNNNNNNNNNNNNNNNNNNNNNNNNNNNNNNNNNNNNNNNNNNNNNNNNNNNNNNNNNNNNNNNNNNNNNNNNNNNNNNNNNNNNNNNNNNNNNNNNNNNNNNNNNNNNNNNNNNNNNNNNNNNNNNNNNNNNNNNNNNNNNNNNNNNNNNNNNNNNNNNNNNNNNNNNNNNNNNNNNNNNNNNNNNNNNNNNNNNNNNNNNNNNNNNNNNNNNNNNNNNNNNNNNNNNNNNNNNNNNNNNNNNNNNNNNNNNNNNNNNNNNNNNNNNNNNNNNNNNNNNNNNNNNNNNNNNNNNNNNNNNNNNNNNNNNNNNNNNNNNNNNNNNNNNNNNNNNNNNNNNNNNNNNNNNNNNNNNNNNNNNNNNNNNNNNNNNNNNNNNNNNNNNNNNNNNNNNNNNNNNNNNNNNNNNNNNNNNNNNNNNNNNNNNNNNNNNNNNNNNNNNNNNNNNNNNNNNNNNNNNNNNNNNNNNNNNNNNNNNNNNNNNNNNNNNNNNNNNNNNNNNNNNNNNNNNNNNNNNNNNNNNNNNNNNNNNNNNNNNNNNNNNNNNNNNNNNNNNNNNNNNNNNNNNNNNNNNNNNNNNNNNNNNNNNNNNNNNNNNNNNNNNNNNNNNNNNNNNNNNNNNNNNNNNNNNNNNNNNNNNNNNNNNNNNNNNNNNNNNNNNNNNNNNNNNNNNNNNNNNNNNNNNNNNNNNNNNNNNNNNNNNNNNNNNNNNNNNNNNNNNNNNNNNNNNNNNNNNNNNNNNNNNNNNNNNNNNNNNNNNNNNNNNNNNNNNNNNNNNNNNNNNNNNNNNNNNNNNNNNNNNNNNNNNNNNNNNNNNNNNNNNNNNNNNNNNNNNNNNNNNNNNNNNNNNNNNNNNNNNNNNNNNNNNNNNNNNNNNNNNNNNNNNNNNNNNNNNNNNNNNNNNNNNNNNNNNNNNNNNNNNNNNNNNNNNNNNNNNNNNNNNNNNNNNNNNNNNNNNNNNNNNNNNNNNNNNNNNNNNNNNNNNNNNNNNNNNNNNNNNNNNNNNNNNNNNNNNNNNNNNNNNNNNNNNNNNNNNNNNNNNNNNNNNNNNNNNNNNNNNNNNNNNNNNNNNNNNNNNNNNNNNNNNNNNNNNNNNNNNNNNNNNNNNNNNNNNNNNNNNNNNNNNNNNNNNNNNNNNNNNNNNNNNNNNNNNNNNNNNNNNNNNNNNNNNNNNNNNNNNNNNNNNNNNNNNNNNNNNNNNNNNNNNNNNNNNNNNNNNNNNNNNNNNNNNNNNNNNNNNNNNNNNNNNNNNNNNNNNNNNNNNNNNNNNNNNNNNNNNNNNNNNNNNNNNNNNNNNNNNNNNNNNNNNNNNNNNNNNNNNNNNNNNNNNNNNNNNNNNNNNNNNNNNNNNNNNNNNNNNNNNNNNNNNNNNNNNNNNNNNNNNNNNNNNNNNNNNNNNNNNNNNNNNNNNNNNNNNNNNNNNNNNNNNNNNNNNNNNNNNNNNNNNNNNNNNNNNNNNNNNNNNNNNNNNNNNNNNNNNNNNNNNNNNNNNNNNNNNNNNNNNNNNNNNNNNNNNNNNNNNNNNNNNNNNNNNNNNNNNNNNNNNNNNNNNNNNNNNNNNNNNNNNNNNNNNNNNNNNNNNNNNNNNNNNNNNNNNNNNNNNNNNNNNNNNNNNNNNNNNNNNNNNNNNNNNNNNNNNNNNNNNNNNNNNNNNNNNNNNNNNNNNNNNNNNNNNNNNNNNNNNNNNNNNNNNNNNNNNNNNNNNNNNNNNNNNNNNNNNNNNNNNNNNNNNNNNNNNNNNNNNNNNNNNNNNNNNNNNNNNNNNNNNNNNNtaaatttaaaaaaaaaaaaaaaaaaaaaaaccctccCCACTTATATTATTGGACAATCGATGGGAGGAAATATTGCTTTAAGGACTTTACAAATACTGGGAAAATCGAATGATGAAAGAAATAAGAGATTAAATATTAAGGGGTGTATATCATTGTCCGGGATGATTTCTATTGAACTAATGGTAGCGTCTCCGCGTTCCTATAAATATAGTTGCTTCtatttgccatttttcaagttgttttcctgttttttcccAAGATATCGgcttataaataatatgcacTACATAaggtataaatatatgaatgaTGTGGCTCGTTTCGATAAGATTCGTTATAAGAAAGGAATAACAAGTAGATTTGGATATGAACTATTAAAAGcaatgaaaattttagaCAGAGATATGATTTATATTCCTAAGgatattcccattttgtttatccaTTCGAAGGATGATACTTTATGTTATTATAGAGGAGttgtatcattttttaacagGCTAAAGAATGATAATAAGGAGCTGCACATTTTAGAAAACATGGAACACATGTTGACCATTGAGCCTGGAAATgaaaacgttttaaaaaagattttgACTTGGCTCACCAATTTGCCGAACGCAATAAGGGACACGAAATGGAATTTTGAGGAAAGGggtttataaatttattggaAGAAAATGTCTTTTAATTTGCATCCTTTTCAATGAAAAGGGTCGTTGGGGACATtttgattatatatatatatatatatgcaaaatacatgtatatttatgcatataaaggTATTATTTCTATACACtaatttgctcatttgtttttttcattaaaaaaatatcatttgtGCGTTACGTACAAACGCTGCcctaataaaaaattagtgTACTGTTAAGGGTTTTGTATAATTTGTCGCTTATGTTTAGTTTCTAGCTAATATGAAAGGTGTTaaatagctatttttttttttttaatatttgtttaaaaaagcaCTGCATAAATATTGATAAATATTATGTGtctaacattttttttgttattttattgtatttccatgtggaaaaagaaggaaatatgcacatggtaaatagtttcctttttttatattatcaattttttggtATTTTTCGAAACAGCGGAAgtgtcatattttttttatgacttCATCTGTGCTAAGCGGATGGGGAAGTGGTAATTAAGTATCCACAGTTATAATTCGCGCGTTAGAAGAGCAACCAAGCTGAGCAGGACGAAGGACGTACATGTATAGAGAAACACAGATTTTAATAAGGTAAAAccatgaaaacaaaatgtggaAGATAgtgcaatatatttttaccttgTTTCTAATATCAATTGTGGAGTAACAGGATAGAAAGCATAGGCATATTAGAAGCTGAAGTTGTAAATGTCGTGTAGCTACCAAAATGTCGAACATAATTTTCTGAATAGAATCAAATTTTGTGGTTACGCACAAGCACCGCAATTATTATTTGTTACAAAGTGTTGTTATGTCATCGACAGCTCTgtaaatgatatttttgtacacatatgAATGCACGCATGactgaaaaaataagaaatatatgtaacaATTATTGTAGCGCATTGTGAACGACTTTAATAAGAGACAGAATTCTTAGGTAACCGCTAAATGTGTGTTTATATATAGTGATATAAGTGTACATTTTCTTTGAAATCGAGTTTCATAAAACgagaatgaaataaaaaaaaaaggcataaaaaaggttgcgatttaaatttgaagatATTGCGGATGAAAGCATCATGTTAGCGGTTTGCATGTAGATGTTTCCATAGATACCTGTCTAAAATATCGAGATTGTGTTAATTCCTTTCTTTTGCAAGCGGCTTTGTGTTTATGAATTCTGTTACTCTATGAGATGATATATGAACAGTAGATAAGTATTTAATTTGGTTCTGAAATGCTTATCTATAATCTGATTAGCGTATATGAATAAAACTGTAAATACGCTGATTTGCAATATcgcatttatatttatgagaACACCCTTATATTATAATGTAGCGATATCGtacttgttaaaaaaatattgcaattgaatatttttgttattcatattttgaGTTAAAGTGTATATTTCTTTTGACATACCTttttgaaaatggaaaagtgtTTGGAAGTTCCGTATATATTAAggaactatttttttttttttatcattcaaTTGTAATCAAACTtttctataaaaattttaaatttttaaaaaaaaaagttgtaatCTCCTTACATTCACATTTGAACCACAAAAGTGCTAGAGCTGTTACGTACAAATTgattctttaaaaattgtaatgtTCCTTTTACGCTTTGGGTGTAAAACAATCTTTTGCGTCATATAAGGTGTACTATAAATGACTGGTTCATTTTACTGTATTTTTGTGTTTGAAAGATATATACTGTTTTCTACCTCAGGATTGTGTATTTCGTAGTAATGCAAAAGCAAGGGTGGacgaggagggggagacaTTACCGGTAGGTGCTGCTAAATAAGCACTGatttctttcttttgttAGTCTAAGAATCTgataaaat
This portion of the Plasmodium cynomolgi strain B DNA, scaffold: 0005, whole genome shotgun sequence genome encodes:
- a CDS encoding Pv-fam-d protein (putative) → MDEDNEEMFPYDHENSSTSMESEHDSEIPYPPQNYDDDFNGPYNSFDVDENYEEQYNRPIDGDYPDQQFNASKQYGLYVPNLNDSKRQNGYIPQRIPNVIVLPERHLDMMIGRGHYLQEAFDEMEPDDRQKTGESLMREEYEKAKTSIEQEAEKRTPFGNIINRIDTRFEYEMMRSMKARNNDNSAVKEKGMRSNLIFYMKKYKLLFPLMCNLLAVGLLVMMGFEVTAIILCIIGIMLVVYYELKLSKIKKMHRVFKKFNARYHILP
- a CDS encoding PST-A protein (putative), with the protein product MGGNIALRTLQILGKSNDERNKRLNIKGCISLSGMISIELMLFSCFFPRYRLINNMHYIRYKYMNDVARFDKIRYKKGITSRFGYELLKAMKILDRDMIYIPKDIPILFIHSKDDTLCYYRGVVSFFNRLKNDNKELHILENMEHMLTIEPGNENVLKKILTWLTNLPNAIRDTKWNFEERGL